One genomic window of Salmo salar chromosome ssa12, Ssal_v3.1, whole genome shotgun sequence includes the following:
- the LOC106593629 gene encoding gastrula zinc finger protein XlCGF26.1, translating to MDREKGMLMDEIEKGLWNLTEDNLRYLCERHGHGGKDGFKVKAMDHRSLRRKILEEMWDNTDSMISEEQGMSWLVQLKDDIRRIQEEGSSADDDDAVDCDEEWNGEGGVQLPSNGLEVEPMSSSQSDDDGAVDCDEERDEEVRDWMASDGLEVELSPERHTPEQRVRGDKPPRPASSLSKSPGRASRGSALLRCLKKRVSVQLDDSKTTRTGEKSHSPSSAKRCKKTLPGDRPSSHICDHCGKNLGSQKSLKSHMRVHTEDKPHECSECGETFRLLRSLKKHQKLHTGEVRGTKKVKVPHPCPHCGTMLASKKELKDHLRIRHTEKTQLCSECGKRFSSTYALRKHQRLHTGEQLHLCPDCGKTFYTQAHLISHQRVHAEHRERPHVCPVCGRGFTAASSLKSHQSIHTGEKPYLCSECGKSFRTLGHFTTHQKQHVEAKPSFPCPVCNQCLSTKRNLIFHQRMHTGEKPYHCSQCDRRFVNEQKLKSHQRVHTGEKPYLCSQCGKSFALSQNLKKHLRVHSGERRYRCTYCVKSFISSSGLKSHLQTHTGVKPCHCPECGKGFSEKRALKNHMLTHGRETAPTFQCL from the exons ATGGACCGAGAGAAGGGAATGTTGATGGATGAAATCGAAAAGGGTTTATGGAATTTAACCGAGGACAATTTACGTTACCTTTGTGAACGTCATGGACATGGTGGCAAAGATGGCTTCAAAGTTAAAGCAATGGATCACCGGTCGTTGCGGCGTAAAATCCTGGAGGAAATGTGGGACAATACGGATTCAATGATATCAGAGGAGCAGGGAATGTCTTGGTTAGTCCAACTGAAAGACGACATCAGGAGGATACAGGAGGAGGGTAGCagtgctgatgatgatgatgctgtagACTGTGACGAAGAATGGAACGGAGAGGGCGGGGTTCAGTTACCTAGCAATGGGTTGGAGGTGGAGCCCATGAGTTCCAGCCAATCTGATGATGATGGCGCTGTAGACTGTGATGAAGAAAGGGACGAGGAGGTCAGGGATTGGATGGCTAGCGATGGGCTGGAGGTGGAGTTATCTCCAGAGAGGCACACACCAGAGCAGAGGGTGAGAGGG GACAAGCCTCCCCGGCCCGCCTCCTCCCTCTCGAAGTCTCCGGGTCGTGCGTCCCGCGGTAGCGCCCTACTGCGCTGTCTGAAGAAGAGGGTGTCTGTGCAGCTAGACGACAGCAAAACAACtcgcacaggagagaaatctcacagCCCGTCTAGTGCTAAACGATGCAAGAAAACTCTCCCAGGAGACAGGCCTAGCTCCCATATCTGTGATCACTGTGGGAAGAATTTAGGAAGTCAAAAAAGCCTGAAAAGCCACATGCGCGTTCATACCGAAGACAAACCTCATGAGTGCTCCGAGTGTGGGGAGACGTTCCGCCTGTTAAGAAGCCTAAAAAAACATCAGAAACTTCACACGGGTGAGGTTAGAGGGACGAAGAAAGTCAAAGTTCCGCATCCGTGTCCTCACTGCGGGACGATGCTAGCTTCCAAGAAAGAATTAAAGGATCATCTGCGAATCCGCCACACTGAAAAAACTCAGCTCTGCTCTgaatgtggcaagagattctctaGCACCTACGCCCTGAGGAAACACCAGAGACTACACACTGGGGAACAGCTCCACCTCTGCCCTGACTGTGGGAAGACCTTCTATACTCAGGCACACTTGATATCTCACCAGAGGGTCCATGCTGAACACAGGGAAAGGCCgcatgtgtgtcctgtctgtgggAGGGGCTTTACAGCAGCTTCATCCTTGAAGTCGCATCAGAgtattcacactggagagaaaccttacctcTGCTCTGAATGCGGGAAGAGTTTCAGAACATTAGGACACTTCACAACACACCAGAAACAGCATGTAGAAGCAAAGCCATCTTTCCCTTGCCCTGTTTGCAATCAGTGTCTCTCAACAAAGCGCAACCTGATATTTCACCAGAGAatgcacactggagagaagccttaccactgctctcagtgtgaCCGGCGCTTTGTTAATGAGCAGAAATTGAAAAGTCATCAGCgtgtacacactggagagaagccctaCCTTTGCTCCCAGTGTGGGAAAAGTTTCGCTCTTTCACAAAATCTTAAAAAGCATCTCAGGGTGCATTCGGGTGAGAGGCGTTACAGATGTACCTATTGTGTAAAGAGTTTCATTTCTTCATCTGGTCTGAAATCACACCTGCAAACACACACTGGAGTGAAACCCTGCCACTGCCCTGAATGTGGGAAAGGTTTCTCAGAGAAGAGAGCTCTAAAGAATCACATGCTCACACACGGGAGAGAAACCGCTCCAACGTTCCAATGTCTGTGA
- the LOC106593693 gene encoding zinc finger protein 883, producing the protein MNREEGVLMDEIEKRLWNLTEDNLRSLCEHHGHDGSEVKAMDHRSLRRKIMEEMWDNTDSMKSEEQGITWLVQLKEDIRRIQEDASGAPSSPLQAEDAVDCDEEWSGEGRAGLPSNGLEAESMSPRQSKDAADCDMEDTDWLPSNRLEAELSPERHTLEQRVRGDTSLPPPSTLPKTLCRVSPGSALIWGLKMVSVQLMDCRKPPGQKTRKKTHSYAQGRKSLATKDILERHLLTHTGEKQKNICAECGELFSTFSSLTRHLLTHTGEKCHVSETTCSECGKTFSTHSSLKRHLLTHTGEKPYICPRCGKSFNDPGNLKKHIFRTHSGEHFEEEPAENNVGSSEHDGAVKKQVLHPCAYCGKKLSTKTRLKIHLKTHTGEKPHVCPDCGKSFAFSPSLTKHQKLSHSEHGGVKRHECSVCGKVFNQPGALRSHQRTHTGEKPHLCSDCGKSFCFRSSLKRHQVLHAGDRAHVGLRTVCGKGFRDSGYLKKHQSIHSGEKPHLCSNCGKTFTSFLSLTNHSKSHRLDGNQFQ; encoded by the exons ATGAATCGAGAGGAGGGAGTGTTGATGGATGAAATTGAAAAGCGTTTATGGAATTTGACTGAGGACAATTTACGCTCCCTTTGTGAACATCATGGACATGATGGATCTGAAGTTAAAGCAATGGATCACCGGTCGTTGCGGCGTAAAATCATGGAGGAAATGTGGGACAATACTGATTCAATGAAATCAGAGGAGCAGGGAATAACTTGGTTAGTCCAACTGAAAGAGGACATCAGAAGGATACAGGAGGATGCTAGTGGTGCACCGTCGAGTCCCCTCCAGGCTGAGGATGCTGTAGACTGTGATGAAGAGTGGAGCGGAGAGGGAAGGGCTGGGTTACCTAGCAACGGGTTGGAGGCGGAGTCCATGAGTCCCAGACAATCCAAAGACGCTGCAGACTGCGACATGGAGGACACAGATTGGTTACCTAGCAACAGACTGGAGGCGGAGTTATCTCCAGAAAGGCACACACTAGAGCAAAGAGTGAGAGGC gacacgtctctccCGCCCCCCTCCACTCTCCCAAAGACCCTGTGTCGTGTCTCTCCCGGTAGCGCCTTAATTTGGGGTCTGAAGATGGTGTCTGTGCAGCTGATGGACTGCAGGAAACCACCAGGGCAGAAAACCCGCAAGAAAACCCACTCCTATGCTCAAGGCAGGAAGAGTCTTGCCACAAAAGACATTCTGGAGCGACATCTGCTaactcacactggagagaaacagaAAAATATATGCGCTGAATGTGGTGAATTATTCAGTACATTTTCCAGCCTTACCAGGCATCTGCTAACTCATACTGGAGAGAAATGTCATGTTTCTGAAACCACATGCTCTGAATGCGGAAAGACATTCAGTACACATTCCAGTCTTAAGAGACATCTGCTaactcacactggagagaaaccgtacATTTGCCCTcgttgtgggaagagtttcaatGATCCAGGAAACTTAAAGAAACACATCTTTAGAACTCACTCAGGAGAACATTTTGAAGAGGAACCCGCCGAAAACAATGTTGGTTCCTCAGAACATGATGGGGCCGTGAAGAAACAAGTCCTTCATCCATGTGCTTACTGTGGTAAGAAGTTGTCAACCAAAACAAGACTAAAGATTCACCTGAAGacccacactggagagaaacctcatGTCTGCCCCGACTGCGGGAAGAGCTTTGCTTTCAGTCCCTCCTTGACCAAACATCAGAAACTTAGTCATTCAGAGCACGGAGGAGTGAAACGGCACGAATGTTCAGTCTGTGGGAAAGTCTTTAATCAACCAGGAGCCTTGAGGTCCCATCAAAGAacccacactggagagaaaccccACCTCTGCTccgactgtgggaagagtttctgtTTTCGTTCGTCTCTGAAAAGACATCAGGTACTCCACGCAGGAGACAGAGCACACGTGGGGCTTCGCACTGTCTGTGGGAAAGGCTTCAGAGATTCTGGATACTTAAAAAAACACCAATCTATCCATTCAGGAGAGAAACCTCACCTCTGCTCCAATTGTGGAAAAACGTTCACGTCCTTCCTTAGCTTAACAAATCATTCCAAATCACATCGTCTAGATGGAAACCAATTCCAATGA